The Papaver somniferum cultivar HN1 chromosome 6, ASM357369v1, whole genome shotgun sequence genome segment gaagtgtggggattagttttgcagagttgctagatgtccccttatattgtctttcaaatcagggtttcaccttgcttacaaagcaaacaatatccaccgttagatgaaaacctgatttagattcaagctaatatttctcaaccgttagatcgaaaacttagcttgttatacacaaattaaatgcacgcttataggtttgttaaccgtacccaaatgtgtacattgttggttcaacaatagttaaccaaaaggttagccatatgagcatttcataccaatcatattcttcttcaccataactagttcaaatgactcaaatgaactagttagagagttgtttaattgcaaggaaatcttatgtattacacaagacacaattgaagcaacgaTGAttagattcactcgaatcggttcatgaactttatagccacggtttgcaaattgcattctttagtgcatgtttgttttttcctctatgtAGAGGCTAACCTCTACTAGCCTCTATGTAGTGATGGGTTCCATTTATAttggtgtttgttttttccactacCTTTACATAGATAGAGGCAAATCTTTATCTATATAGAGGAAAATCAAATAGCACCAATCAGGTGCTATCTTTCTGCCTTTACCTTTATTAAACCTTGAAATGACTAACACACCTTCGGACAAACTTataatttccaaaaaaataattcCTTAGTTCAAAATCTAAAATTTCTaccatttcagaaaaagtgatactttcgcgacgtttcagaaaaaaatgatatgttcgccccgtttcagaaaaagtgatattttgctccgtttcagaaaaagtgaacatctttgattgtattttctaatacattttctttttggaatttttgaacatctttgatTGTAATGGATCTTCGTGGATTATTTGAATTTTATAAGGGTAAAATGAGAACTATATAAAATTGGTTACACAACGTCGAGTTGTTAGATAATggtcaaacaaacatgattttaagaGACATTATATAATAGTATTTATACAGGAggtaggatccatggacactcttagatggacaaggtcagatAAGATTTGCGCAattttctccgcaaaacccaaacgacaatgaatttaagtgtaatattttgatgatatgttccttttataagactctacattcctacaaaaataatgaacgcaattcgagatagtaaacctcaccatctaccaatcttaatttcaaccgttaaatttGAAAGGCTGGTATTCAAAGGGATAGACGGTCattttatacatctcgaattgtgttcattttttgtaagaatgtagagtcttataagaggaacaaatcatcaaaatattacacttaaatttattgtcgtttgggttttggcggagaaaatgacgcaaatcttgtctgaccttgtccatctaggagtgtccatggatcctccctctttatatagatatagaGGTAAACCTCTACGTAGAACCCTCTGCCTATGTAGACGAAAGAACAAACGTGGGGTAAGCCAGGCTTTGTGAACTCAATACATGGGAAGGGAAAGTTCTGATTGCAAACAAGGAATGTCAACCACATGTCTGCCTTATGTATAGATTTGGTGATCCAAAATAATTAATGGAAAATATAAGAAACTAACTACTTTCCTTATGTAATGACTAGTATAACACGGATGCGTGTTGCGCCTGTCCATCCGTTCAGCTGCACAACATTAGAATATCACCGTGAACTTAAAATTTTGAATTATTGAAGACATGTAGAAAATGATTAGCCAACTCAAGCTCTAGTATTTATTTTACAGGAAAATCTCGTCTAAAGATTACAATTAAGTTAAAatgtaaaaaatattaaaagactCGGCCAACAAATGACCCAAGATTAGCTGGTTATTCAATCAATACATCGATTTCATCCGCCCTAAAGTGTAGTGCGTTGCAGGATGAAGAGTTTAACACTAACTACGATACTTGTATAGAAGCCCAAACTGAAAGCAACCTTCCTCGTCAACGACTTACACATGTATGTTTGGGTTCCTCGTTATAGCTTTTGGAAACCTCCAAAAGAAAGAGACCACAAAAATTCAATATTTGAAGTACAATGAAATTtctttttgaaagaaaataaccAGTCACTGAATTGCAAAAGGAACAAAAATGTTAAAACCACTACTAAGCTACTCATAGATCCACTCATTACCTACTGAAGAGTAGTCCGCATTGCAGCCTATCTACCTAGTGATCCACCAGGATCCTACAACATCAAACAACAAAGTAAGTTGAGATTATGAGCATAAAAAATAGTTAATACTCCTGAATGAGAGTACTCACATAGCCTTTCTGTAACGATCATCAGAGAGTAACCATGAAATTCCAAAAACTCATTCAAAACCCATGCCATCATCTGCACAAAACCACGTTGAATTTCAGAAATAAAGATGTGAAAACACAACAAAGTGTCACTAACTATGCATCTAATGATCAGTTTTTCCAAGACGGAATATACCTAACTATACATTATAATCGATGTCAGCGGCAGGAACATGTGTGAATCCCAATGGGCCATCATGAATCTTCTGAGTTAAAACAGTGTAGGAAGTGCTAGTCACTCAAACCCAATTCCTCAGAAGAACTATTGAATCCAACCTTCTCTCCACCATATGGATATGTTCTGGATTCAATGTTTGTGAGAACCCCAATTGCCTCAAACTAATGAATTCTGAAATAAGTACATAAACCCAATACGAACAACTATACTTAATGCACAAATCTTATACAGCTAATATTGAATCTCCGTTGGAAAGATGGACACATTTGGAACATCAAATGGCCCCCAGGCAACGGAAAGCTGGACACATTTTAAACATCAAATGGCCCCCAGGCAAAACATATTTTCATTGGCCTCAAGGAATATAAAAGACAGCTATACTAAATACAGTCTCACAACTCAGCTTATCTCTAAAGTACAAAATAAGGATCTCGACAACATGAACTAAAAATTTACCATGCAACTAAAGCTCATACTATGAGAAAATCATTACAATTTTTAGCCACCAGCAAATTATGTCCAAGTTGTGGCAAAATGACCACAAAAGACAGCTATGAGAGCATCCCTATGCATTCCACTAACCCAAAAGTGAAAAAGATCAAACTCCTATATTCACATTTGCACTATTGTTGATAATGGCGTAGTACACAGAATATCGCTCCTGCTAAGTAGTGCGTATCATCCAGTAAAGTCTTTTTAGATGACATAAACCACCTTCTTTTGTAATCCTTCCCTTAAGAGTAAGAAAACAATACAGAGCTAGAAATCAATTCTCGAGCTGATTAAATGTACACAAATGACCAAACTTACCAGATAACAGTTAGACGAATTGTCTTCACAGACGTAAACTTACCAGATGACAGTTAGTACCCTAAACCGAAAACTATAATTTGTACCAAAAAGGAATTGCACTTTTCATTCAAAGACGTAAATTGTCTTCGTAGCGTACATAATCACCATCACCGGTTGCTTGAAAAAGATGACAATAAATAAAACAATATCAACAGTAAACATATTCTTGCTTACCATTACTCGTTCCAGCTTGTTACCCATTTTTATTCTGGAGTCGTTGTTGTGATGACTGAATTCGGTATTGATTACGTCGTTTTTCAAGGAAAGCTTCCCTTTCGTGTATTGTCATTGAGTTTTGTTTGGCTCTCTCAAGAATTCGGCGCTGCTGTAGCTCATAAGCTCTTTGATGGGGGTCCAAATGATGGCAACGTTGCCTTTTCCTTTCATTTATCATATCCATCTTTTTCTCGAATTCGAGATTGCTCAGCAATTTAGGACTTCTACGGAGTTCTGGTACTGTGTTGTGTTCAGTCGACGTTTCTATCAACTGTTGAATTCGAGTGTGCTCTATGACTTTAAGGATACGACAGGGAACCAAGACTTTTACGCCTTCCATTACTGCAAAGATATATAACctgaaccaaaaatcaaaaataaaacttttattACTCATGTTCTGTGTGCCAGAAACTTGTATAGCATGAACCAAAAATCAAAAGAGAAACTCAAGTTCACAATACTCAAGGAAAATCAACAAACAACTGGGGTTTACAAATTCTAAATATAAAATCATCAAATACAAAGGGTTCACTGAAAAGTGTAGTTAGATAGCAATTGTTCCTGAATTTTATTAACATCACTCAATTTATATGGTTTGAAACTAACTGAAAAGAAAAACCCAAATTAAGAATCACCAAAAACAGTTGAGTAACTTGAATTCCAATTTTGGTACCCAATTTATATGCTTTGAAAATCGGTGACTAGAGTTCCCAAATTTGAATAAATTAGATTGTAGTTAGGAATTCAACTAAACTGAGTTGGAATGTGATGTTAAGGCCTCACTTGTTCCGTAGCATAAGGAACAGAAAGCAATTGCAATGGTTGCTGAAATCGGAAGccaaaaattaggtcaaaaatcgGTGATTAAAAttgtcaaaattaaagaagaataaaattaagaatcGAATAACCTGGGTTGAAATCTATTGTTAGGTCTCATACTTGTCGCATCTGTTGTTCTTCTTTCATGGTGGAAGTGTTTTAGAAACTATGGCGGAGATGCTGGAGGTGTTTCAGACGTAAAAGAAGAGTTGGGACCGAGGACGAAAGAGAAAACGAAACTGGTTTCCTATTTTTAAGTTAAGTTACGATTGTAACATTTGCTGCACGGTTTTGATGTAGAAATCAGCGAGGGTATATACGTAAAAGAGGGTGGCCACGGTCCAAAAAGGCCTATTTTCTGTATATTAATATATAAGATATAAGATTAGATGATTTGATATGGCCACCGTATCTTCCCATTTGCGGAGGGAGTAGACATATAAATGGGTGCTATCCCGCACTGTCGTGGATAAATGCGTGATGAGCCAGCGGGTTTCCAACCGTCAGATACTTCAGATTAGCTTAGATTAGAGAGATGAGTtatcaaattaaataattaattacagGCAGCCCCTTCAAGTCATTTTCTTTAAGATTGCAGGTCCCAGCAACAAGAGAACCTCTCCTTCTTCCGTCTTTGACATCAATTCCACCGCCACTATTTCAGTCACTAGCAATATCACCACCCATTTTCAAAAAAGATCATTGTGTAATGGATATTTCACCGTATTTAACATCAACTGCGACTTTCTATTCAATCTTCATTTGATATAACCCCAAATTTCCTCAAGATATTCAATCCCCAAATCACCACTAACTTAACAATAGTCGGACAAAATTGAAAATCGAAACCTATCATACAACAACACTTTTTCACCGATAAATCTAAATTTTTTCTTTACAAAACCTGATAATTGCTAAATCACCAGGTAATTGATtaagttttgattcattaaaaaattcagaaattaaaGCAACACTAGTTAATCGAAGTGCATGGAGAGATAAATAACATAGGCTGAAGCTTCTGGAAGTTGATGTGGCTAATGGGTAGCCATGAAAGTACCAGTAACACTCATTTTTCTCTAAATTTATCAtcaaatcatcatcattaaaAACCAATTCAGATGTGggtttttagttttcaaattaagatttacattttatttatttttttttggcttcAATTCAATTTTCCCCAACAAAAAgaacctggcgagattggggtataccccgattaattggggtatacccattttatttttatccaaactagtgtgctaaggggtgtctaaaaggtgttaaaagaccaaattgcccatactaaaaaaccatgccgaccaaaacatataaaaaaaaatcaaaatcttccTTCTACACTCTAACTATACatgtgaaatcaaaaaaaaaaaaaaacgaagaatcaaaacgaaccaaaagtcggcaaggtattttttgtcgaccttgccgactagaatatagtcggcagggtataaggttgaataccatgccgacttttcatctctgaaattagcagttACAGGGTCGGCAAGATATCCATCTCTATACCTTGctgactatattttagtcggaaggttatgaaattaataccttgccgactaatcatgcatttgtaacaccttctttgtatgtcaaaaatcctatagtcggcagggtattttttatcgaccttgccggccataagttgtcggcatgttcttcatctgCAAACCTTGCCGGccagatatagtcggcatgttcttcatccgtagATCTTgccgatttttcatattttcagaactggaaatgttgattccttcaataattttgagtataaaatcgcCCAGCAGCTCTACAATCCCATATttataagtgtttgggtagtacgatttcatttccgttacaaGTAGAATTCTTAAAAAAATCATCCTAATCAtatttattagtgttaattaatcaagAATAGATTAGCCATTTTTGTAATATATGGATGAGGGGCTTTGTGTTTTATTTcaaaatgaccttattttgtcTCATTTAGTATATCCCAATCTCGCCAGGAAAAGGAATTGGgagaattttctttttttattcaaAGGAGAATGGAAAAAGTTAGAATGAATAGCTAAAGAAACGACAGATAGATCTTGGGAAGAAGGTGTCAT includes the following:
- the LOC113289862 gene encoding uncharacterized protein LOC113289862: MRPNNRFQPSNHCNCFLFLMLRNKLYIFAVMEGVKVLVPCRILKVIEHTRIQQLIETSTEHNTVPELRRSPKLLSNLEFEKKMDMINERKRQRCHHLDPHQRAYELQQRRILERAKQNSMTIHEREAFLEKRRNQYRIQSSQQRLQNKNG